A stretch of Garra rufa chromosome 11, GarRuf1.0, whole genome shotgun sequence DNA encodes these proteins:
- the LOC141345658 gene encoding uncharacterized protein, with translation MPRPTDPVGHWEDLEIWLSAVTDSLLPKAAEAVKQQTQDQLDNNITGIMKHDPGQSYGHKELAKITGSLSHTLIASLKRSDRRFGHLQQELKRAQRRIEQLELEAQDQREGSNETDPRATEEIARLQETLANHTQEMEQAKSARADLSDKLQYAEQLLEKARLDFRDKNSRIKAFETHLTEARTEISYLTQQLDDMKEEFDSVKNELRYAYELRPEPTRTQRGEGATQKPSPAPSEETYFTPKLRELPKASHNPSHGMDLKDLDKLTRNISKFTPSVPDGQDVHSYLNDVNFHLEMRPNVTDKDRLYLLRTTSSPEVQSFLDRQPSHTKNDYQSLRQALIKEFAVPESEQGLVAALETKQGRHESSQAYYSRLREAYFGARNEPDMEQDMNFKTLFLRNLHPAVSHHLGVLACPQTMTSQQLRDLAHKAYGKQKMASEKCTKSTAVLDFNTQCQEMTLEGAQHQESFKPPPREWRPSSFNRERDFHFGARPTQRNDRWDGPRGRQHSPERYWEKSWYHPRPHENRWERSWSQPTSSGNSGNGSWESNATSPTNRRKNLQRFHTDQAQAESTHEEETLPCFDSQELMKMMMQEFFKRKKEDRKWEKKEKPTAA, from the exons atgcctcgcccaacagaccccgttggtcactgggaggacttggaaatctggctaagtgccgtgacggacagcctcttacccaaagccgccgaagctgtcaaacaacagacacaagaccaactggacaacaacataacaggcatcatgaaacatgatccaggtcagagctacggacacaaagagctagcaaagatcactggctccctgagtcacaccctcatcgcctCCCTCAAACGGAGCGACAGACGCTTCGGCcatctccagcaggagctgaaacGCGCACAGCGACGCATCGAGCAGCTAGAGCTGGAGGCTCAAGATCAACGGGAAGGATCCAATGAGACGGATCCCAGAGCAACTGAGGAGATCGctagactacaagaaactctaGCAAACCACACACAAGAAATGGAGCAAGCAAAGTCCGCCCGCGCCGACCTCAGCGACAAGCTACAGTACGCAGAGCAGCTACTGGAAAAGGCAAGGCTGGACTTcagagacaagaacagcagaattaaagcctTCGAAACGCATCTGACCGAGGCAAGAactgagataagttacctcactcaacaaCTTGACGACATGAAAGAGGAATTTGACAGTGTCAAAAATGAACTCAGATATGCTTATGAACTGCGCCCTGAGCCAACCAGGACGCAACGG GGGGAGGGAGCGACTCAGAAACCCTCGCCAGCTCCCTCTGAAGAAACCTACttcacacccaagctacgagaactccccaaggccagccataacccatcacatggcatggacctcaaagaccttgacaagctgacccgaaacatcagcaaattcaccccgagtgtgccagatggtcaagacgtccactcttacttgaatgatgtcaattttcacttagaaatgagacccaacgttactgacaaagacagactttatctgctgcgaacgacatccagccctgaagtgcagagcttcctggaccgacagccttctcacacaaagaatgactaccaatcgctccgccaagccctcatcaaggaatttgcagtcccggaatcagagcaaggactggtggccgccctggagacaaaacagggtcgtcatgaatcctcccaggcatactatagccggcttagagaagcgtacttcggagctcgcaatgaacctgatatggagcaggacatgaactttaagactctctttctgagaaatctccatcctgcggtaagccaccaccttggcgtccttgcatgcccacaaacaatgacgtctcaacaactgcgagacctggcgcacaaagcctacggcaagcaaaagatggcatcagaaaagtgcaccaagtctactgcagttcttgattttaacacacaatgtcaagaaatgaccctagagggcgcccaacaccaagaaagcttcaagccacctcctagagaatggagaccatcctcattcaacagagaacgtgactttcactttggcgcccgacctacacaaagaaacgaccgctgggatggaccaCGCGGACGACAACACTCACCTGAACGCTACTGGGAAAAATCCTGGTACCATCCAAGACCTCATGAGAATCGATGGGAGAGATCATGGAGTCAGCCAACCTCATCAGGAAATTCAGGAAATGGCTCGTGGGAATCTAATGCAACCAGTCCGACAAATCGACGAAAAAACTTACAAAGATTCCACACTGATCAAGCTCAAGCTGAATCTACACATGAAGAAGAGACATTGCCgtgttttgattcacaagaactgatgaaaatgatgatgcaagagttcttcaaacgcaaaaaggaggatcggaagtgggaaaagaaagaaaaacccactgcggcctga